One window from the genome of Salvia splendens isolate huo1 chromosome 9, SspV2, whole genome shotgun sequence encodes:
- the LOC121749476 gene encoding uncharacterized protein LOC121749476, whose amino-acid sequence MEPLTTPNPEIFSKALGLTYKDSNSNGKIRIFVEAGADFEAEDDVDQVLHGRFTCPRLPSPIRISAVYAKCTRGERLVLWDKMRDITQVTEGMPCIIGGGDFNTILSTRDRAGSVTNRQEEMIDFAEAIEDCRLPDPIFDGSDYTWAKNGLLERLDIVLVSEMSTRLFDAIRVTNLPRVASDHRPILVRCRMTNNHESGRAFQFQNMWVRHEGFAELVQEDWTVPTEAEGLLNLKIKLSRIKKTFKRWNKEVFENIHANLRNCEENIALAQTEFEENPSPRNRMEINKQIAEYILLLKMEEDFWRQKVALRWLEEEEKNTRFYQSWVK is encoded by the coding sequence atggagccgctcacAACCCCAAACCCGGAGATATTTTCAAAAGCCTTGGGGCTGACCTACAAGGACTCGAACTCTAACGGGAAGATACGGATTTTTGTGGAAGCGGGAGCGGACTTTGAGGCTGAGGATGATGTGGATCAGGTGCTCCACGGCCGGTTCACTTGCCCTAGGTTACCAAGCCCTATCAggatctcggccgtgtatgctaaGTGCACGAGAGGGGAACGACTTGTACTATGGGATAAGATGAGAGATATCACTCAAGTAACTGAAGGGATGCCTTGTATCATTGGGGGgggggacttcaacaccatcctcTCCACACGAGATAGGGCGGGTAGCGTCACAAATCGGCAGGAGGAGATGATTGACTTCGCCGAAGCCATTGAGGATTGTAGATTACCGGACCCGATCTTCGATGGTTCAGATTACAcctgggccaagaatggccttctGGAAAGGTTGGATATAGTGTTGGTGAGCGAAATGTCGACCCGACTTTTTGATGCTATAAGGGTCACAAATCTCCCTCGTGTAGCCTCGGATCACAGGCCAATCCTTGTCAGGTGCAGAATGACGAACAACCATGAGAGTGGCAGAGCGTTCCaattccagaacatgtgggtccggcatgagGGCTTTGCCGAACTGGTGCAAGAAGACTGGACGGTCCCCACGGAAGCCGAGGGATTACTCAACCTGAAGATCAAGTTATCAAGGATCAAAAAGACATTCAAACgatggaacaaagaggtcttcGAGAATATCCATGCCAACCTCAGAAATTGTGAAGAGAACATCGCCTTGGCTCAAACCGAGTTTGAAGAGAACCCCTCACCCCGGAACAGAATGGAGATCAACAAACAGATTGCTGAGTACATCCTCCTTCTCAAGATGGAAGAAGACTTTTGGCGCCAGAAAGTGGCCCTTCGATGGCTGGAGGAGGAAGAAAAAAACACTAGGTTTTATCAAAGTTGGGTGAAGTAG
- the LOC121747508 gene encoding 40S ribosomal protein S24-1-like encodes MADKAVTIRTMKFMTNRLLSRKQFIIDVLHPGRASVSKAELKEKLARMYEVKDTNAIFMFKFRTHFGGGKSTGFGLIYDSVENAKKFEPKYMLIRNGLDTKIEKSRKQMKERKNRAKKIGGVKKTKAGDAAKAGKKK; translated from the coding sequence ATGGCGGACAAGGCAGTTACTATCAGGACCATGAAGTTCATGACAAACCGTCTCCTTTCAAGGAAGCAATTTATCATCGATGTCTTGCATCCGGGAAGGGCCAGTGTTTCTAAGGCTGAGTTGAAGGAGAAGTTGGCAAGGATGTATGAGGTTAAGGACACCAATGCCATCTTCATGTTCAAGTTCAGGACCCATTTTGGTGGTGGCAAATCTACTGGATTTGGGTTGATCTATGATTCTGTTGAGAATGCTAAGAAGTTCGAGCCTAAGTACATGCTAATCAGGAATGGTCTTGACACAAAGATTGAGAAATCAAGGAAGCAGATGAAGGAAAGAAAGAACAGGGCGAAGAAAATCGGTGGTGTTAAGAAGACTAAAGCCGGGGATGCTGCTAAGGCAGGCAAGAAGAAATga